One region of Thiorhodovibrio frisius genomic DNA includes:
- a CDS encoding single-stranded DNA-binding protein encodes MLNKAQLIGHLGRDPEVRQAKNGQGAVANLTLATSERWKDKTGETQERTEWHRVVLFGRTAEVAGEYLNKGALVYVEGRLQTRQWQDDAGQDRYTTEIVTDKMKMLGGKNGSAGNSQKAPTSKANFDDDLPF; translated from the coding sequence ATGCTGAACAAAGCCCAATTGATCGGCCATCTCGGGCGCGATCCCGAGGTCCGTCAAGCCAAGAACGGCCAAGGCGCTGTCGCCAACCTGACCCTGGCCACCAGCGAGCGCTGGAAGGACAAAACCGGCGAGACGCAGGAACGCACCGAGTGGCACCGCGTGGTGCTGTTTGGGCGCACGGCGGAAGTGGCCGGCGAGTACCTCAACAAGGGTGCGCTGGTCTATGTCGAAGGCCGCTTGCAGACCCGCCAATGGCAGGATGATGCCGGTCAGGACCGCTACACCACCGAGATCGTCACCGACAAGATGAAAATGCTTGGCGGCAAGAACGGTTCCGCTGGCAATAGCCAGAAAGCACCGACATCAAAGGCGAATTTCGACGATGACCTGCCGTTCTGA